The window ATTTGGCGCAAAAAGCCATTGACGCCCGCTGGGCGTTCTACGAACGATTGGCCAATCAGGCGGCCCCCAGCGTTTCCACGGTGAACAGCGCGGAATCGCTGCCGCCCATGGCCGCGGCGGTGGTGACAAAGTAAGGCACCCCGTCGGACGATTCAAAAAAGCACCGCCGCCCCGGTCACCACGATCGGGGCGGCGGTTTGTTTTTGGGGGGTGTTGGCAAAGGCGAAGGCGCGATCCCGGCGCGTGGGGGGTTCTCTAGAAGCTGTACGTGACGCCCAAATCCGCCTTGTAGCCGTGCAACTCGTAGGTGCCGCTGGTGGTCTGGCCCTGGCCGAAGGCGTCCGTCCGTTCGCTGGTGACGCGCTGGCGGGGGGTGTAGAGGTAGGCCACCGCCGGGGAAACTTCAAACGCGCCTTTCCTCCAGCGCAAGCCCGTGGTGAACATGTGGTGGTCGGAGTCCGGGATCAGCGGGCTGTAGGTGCTCTCCCGCGTGGGTGTTTTGTCGAAGAAATAACCGCCGCCGACCGACAGGGTTTCCGATTTCTTGAAATCAAACCCCACCCGCAACGCGAAGGCGTTTTTCCAATAGATCGGAAGCGTGTTGTCCGGTAAAAAGGCGGGGTTGGACTCGAAATCGAAGTTGGCCCGGTCAAAATCCGTCCAATTGACCCAATGCCCGCCGAACTCCACAAGCCATTGGTTGGAAGGGCGGATGGCGTAGCCCACGTTGACGATGTCGGGGAACCGGAGCGTGGTCTTGCCTCCCGTGCGAAACGTTGTCCCGAAAAGCGGTTGGAGCGGGGCCGGCACATTGGCGATTTCGGTGTTTTTCCCTTCCAGGGTGACAACCACCTGGGATCGGTAGCTGAGACCGAAAGCGTGGCCTTCCCGGGGTTTCCAGGAAAGGGCCGTGTTCACGCCCCACCCGCTGCCCTCGCCCTTGATTTTCATGGACCCGTCCGGTGAACCGGGAACGACGGCGGCCCAACGGTATTGCTGGTTGAGCTCCGCTTGGGATTGGTAATAATTCGCCCCCAGGGCCAAGGAGAGTTTGTCGGTCGCTTTCCAGGCCACGTTCGGGTTGACAGCCGTCAAAAGGACTTCCCCGCCCGTCGTGATGTAGCGGAAAGGAGAGTCGTTGTCGTAGGCGGTCGCCACCCCGAAGGGGGAGTTCACACCGAGGCCCAGCGCCCAACGGCCCTTGGCGAAGGGGGTTGCGGCGTAGAACGCGGGCACCAGGAAGTGCCGGCGGCGGTCGGATTCCGCCTGCCCCAGGGGGTTGACGTAGGTCGCGTTGACGAACAAGTTGTCCATGTTGAGAGCCATGCCCGGTTTTTCCAGTTCCACCAAACGCGCCGGGTTGTACCAATTGGTCCCCGCGTCGGACCCGGACGCCACCACGGCTTCGGCCCGCACCTGGGCTTCCGGGGAGACACCGTAGACCCGGATGCCTTCGGCGGACGCACGCCCGGCGGTCAGCAACAAAGCGGCCGCCCCGAGTGACAACGATCGCACGACAGTTTTCATGATTCTCTCCTTAGCGGTATTTAAACGACAACACGGTTGCGGCCGGATTCTTTGGCTCGATAAAGTGCGGCGTCCGCTGTTTTGATCAGCGCGCTCAGCGATTCGGGACTTTGATCCCCCGCAAGGCCCAGGGAAATCGTCACCAGGATTCGCTCGCTTTCCGACGTGATCTTCAAATCGCTCACGGCGTGGCGGACCCGTTCGGCGACGAGGAGCGCTTGGGGGGGAAGCGTCTCCGGCAACAAGACCACGAACTCTTCGCCGCCGTATCGCCCGCCGATATCGACATCCCTCACGGACTTGCGCAGGCATTGCGCGACCTCCGCCAACACGCGGTCGCCGGCCTGATGCCCGTGGCGATCGTTGATCTTCTTGAAATGGTCGATGTCGGCC of the Elusimicrobiota bacterium genome contains:
- a CDS encoding outer membrane protein transport protein → MKTVVRSLSLGAAALLLTAGRASAEGIRVYGVSPEAQVRAEAVVASGSDAGTNWYNPARLVELEKPGMALNMDNLFVNATYVNPLGQAESDRRRHFLVPAFYAATPFAKGRWALGLGVNSPFGVATAYDNDSPFRYITTGGEVLLTAVNPNVAWKATDKLSLALGANYYQSQAELNQQYRWAAVVPGSPDGSMKIKGEGSGWGVNTALSWKPREGHAFGLSYRSQVVVTLEGKNTEIANVPAPLQPLFGTTFRTGGKTTLRFPDIVNVGYAIRPSNQWLVEFGGHWVNWTDFDRANFDFESNPAFLPDNTLPIYWKNAFALRVGFDFKKSETLSVGGGYFFDKTPTRESTYSPLIPDSDHHMFTTGLRWRKGAFEVSPAVAYLYTPRQRVTSERTDAFGQGQTTSGTYELHGYKADLGVTYSF